A single window of Nicotiana sylvestris chromosome 3, ASM39365v2, whole genome shotgun sequence DNA harbors:
- the LOC138887922 gene encoding uncharacterized protein: MRKSDVFKIKQRNDEMLRDFVSRFQMERMELPPVSNDWIVQAFMQGLNKRSSIVSRQLKQNLIEYPAVTWSDVHNCYQSKIRVEDDQLGAPSGSVHHNRLAAKPPTDTKRESRSNKEQYQPYIDRRNNGSGHNAPRNDQRNDRGQSSRGLKSKNGFDNHTDPAEASRLSEYNFNIDASGIVSSIGRIKDTRWPRPIQTDPSQRNPNLMCKYHGTHGNRTEDCRQLRDEVVRLFNEGHLQEFLSDRAKNHFRERDTSRKNEQEEL; encoded by the coding sequence aTGAGGAAATCAGACGTCTTTAAGATAAAACAGAGGAACGACGAGATGTTAAGGGACTTCGTATCCAGGTTTcagatggagcgaatggaattaccaccggtctcGAATGACTGGATAGTACAAGCTTTTATGCAAGGTTTAAATAAGAGGAGTTCGATTGTGTCTCGACAATTAAAGCAGAATCTGATCGAGTACCCAGCTGTGACGTGGTCGGACGTACATAACTGTTACCAATCgaaaattagggtcgaggacgaccagttgggagccccctcaggTTCAGTTCATCATAACAGGTTGGCAGCTAAGCCTCCAACGGATACAAAAAGGGAATCAAGATCCAACAAGGAACAGTATCAGCCATATATCGATCGAAGAAACAATGGCTCGGGTCATAATGCTCCTCGGAATGATCAGAGAAACGATCGAGGTCAAAGCTCTCGGGGACTCAAGAGTAAGAATGGGTTCGATAATCACACTGACCCCGCAGAGGCATCTCGATTGTCAGAGTATAATTTCAACATAGATGCATCAGGGATTGTGTCATCTATTGgaagaatcaaagacaccaggtggcccaggcctatacaaaccgatccttctcaaaggaatccaaacttgatgtgtaagtatcatggcaccCATGGCAATAGAACTGAAGACTGTAGACAGCTAAGGGATGAGGTAGTCCGGTTGTTCAACGAGGGTCACCTTCAAGAATTTCTCAGTGATCGAGCGAAGAATCACTTTAGGGAGAGAGATACAAGCAGAAAAAACGAGCAGGAAGAACTATAA
- the LOC104234429 gene encoding putative glycerol-3-phosphate transporter 1: MEENYSKPPGIRFMERAKKSSLSFKTYQAIVLIVTFLAYASYHATRKTTSIVKSALDPQTPGVDGLMFPWQRHTTQESSRLSWMLKDGWLPFNGHDGTAMLGQLDVSFLFVYAMGMYFSGHVGDRMDLRIFLTIGMVGTGLFTALFGVGYWANVHIFYYYLIVQMMAGLFQSTGWPSVVAVVGNWFGKKKRGLIMGIWNAHTSIGNITGSLVASILLKYGWGWSMVVPGSIIAIIGVLVFLFLPVHPESVGANHDEDEDEVFSPRKEGEEVTEPLLRSDREEESAVGFIEAWKIPGVAPFALCLFFAKLVAYTFLYWLPFYISHTAIDGKYLSNEEAGNLSTLFDVGGVVGGILAGYISDRLGARAITAASFMYCAIPVLYLYRSYGHISMTINIILMLITGVFVNGPYALITTAVSADLGTHSSLKGNSRALATVTAIIDGTGSIGAAIGPLLTGYISAMSWSAVFTMLMGAAFIAGLLLTRLVVAEVGANIHQLGSPRSRSPDLEV; this comes from the exons ATGGAAGAAAATTACAGCAAACCCCCAGGAATCAGGTTTATGGAGAGGGCAAAGAAGTCAAGTCTCTCTTTCAAAACATATCAAGCCATAGTCCTAATTGTAACTTTTTTAGCATATGCAAGTTATCATGCTACTAGAAAAACTACTAGCATTGTAAAAAGTGCACTTGATCCCCAGACCCCTGGTGTGGATGGTTTAATGTTTCCGTGGCAAAGGCATACTACTCAAGAAAGTTCAAGACTTTCTTGGATGCTTAAAGATGGTTGGTTGCCATTTAACGGACACGATGGTACAGCTATGCTCGGTCAACTTGATGTGTCTTTCCTTTTTGTATATGCCATGGGAATGTATTTCTCCGGGCACGTTGGCGATAGGATGGATCTAAGAATATTTTTGACAATAGGAATGGTGGGAACTGGTTTATTCACTGCCCTTTTTGGAGTTGGATATTGGGCAAATGTACACATTTTTTACTACTATCTAATAGTCCAAATGATGGCTGGATTGTTCCAATCAACTGGTTGGCCTTCAGTCGTCGCAGTTGTTGGGAATTGgtttgggaaaaagaagagaggacTTATAATGGGTATTTGGAATGCTCACACATCCATCGGAAACATTACGGGTTCTTTGGTTGCTTCAATCTTGTTGAAGTATGGATGGGGTTGGTCAATGGTTGTTCCTGGTAGCATTATTGCTATCATTGGCGTGCTGGTATTCCTTTTTTTGCCAGTTCATCCCGAGTCTGTCGGAGCAAAtcatgatgaagatgaagatgaagtgTTCTCTCCTAGAAAAGAAGGCGAGGAAGTAACAGAGCCTCTGTTGAGATCAGATAGAGAAGAGGAATCAGCCGTGGGTTTTATAGAAGCATGGAAAATTCCAGGGGTTGCACCTTTTGCTCTTTGCCTTTTCTTTGCCAAGTTGGTAGCATACACATTTTTGTATTGGCTGCCTTTCTACATTAGCCATACAG CTATAGATGGAAAGTATTTGTCCAATGAGGAGGCTGGAAACTTGTCGACGTTATTTGATGTTGGAGGGGTAGTAGGTGGAATCCTAGCAGGTTACATATCTGACCGCTTAGGCGCTAGAGCTATAACCGCTGCCAGCTTCATGTACTGTGCTATCCCGGTTCTCTACTTGTATCGGAGCTATGGACACATCTCCATGACCATAAACATCATCCTTATGTTGATTACCGGAGTATTCGTTAACGGGCCTTATGCATTGATAACAACTGCTGTTTCGGCTGACCTGGGAACACATAGCTCTTTGAAAGGCAATTCACGAGCGCTTGCAACTGTTACTGCCATTATTGATGGCACTGGCTCAATTGGAGCTGCCATTGGACCACTTCTAACCGGTTACATATCAGCTATGAGCTGGAGTGCTGTTTTTACAATGCTCATGGGAGCAGCTTTTATAGCTGGTCTGCTTCTAACCAGGCTCGTTGTAGCTGAAGTGGGTGCCAATATTCATCAATTAGGCTCCCCTAGATCAAGGTCCCCTGACCTTGAAGTGTGA